The following are encoded in a window of Alosa sapidissima isolate fAloSap1 chromosome 12, fAloSap1.pri, whole genome shotgun sequence genomic DNA:
- the LOC121678311 gene encoding DET1- and DDB1-associated protein 1: MDKADFLKGLPVYNKTNFSRFHADSVCKASNRRPSVYLPTREYPSEQIIVTEKTNILLRYLHQQWDKKNAAKKREQEQGETGSPPPPRKIARTDSQDMNEDS, from the exons GCAGATTTTTTGAAGGGTCTGCCCGTGTACAACAAAACCAACTTCAGCAGGTTTCATGCAGACTCTGTGTGCAAGGCGTCG AATAGAAGACCATCTGTCTATCTTCCAACAAGGGAATACCCTTCAGAACAAA TTATTGTGACAGAAAAAACCAATATCCTCTTACGCTACCTTCACCAGCAGTGGGATAAAAAG AATGCTGCTAAGAAACGGGaacaggagcagggagagaccgGAAGCCCACCACCGCCCCGAAAAATCGCCCGGACCGACAGCCAGGATATGAATGAGGATTCATAG